Within Candidatus Francisella endociliophora, the genomic segment TAAGACACCTTTAGAAGAAGGTATTAAAAAGACATATGAGTATTATTTGAAAGAGGTTCTGAATGATTAAGAGATATCCATTAGCAACATCTACATGGGATGATAAAGAGATTGAAGCTATTAATAATGTTATCAAAAAAGACATGTATAGTATGAGTGATTATGTTGCTCAATTTGAAGCTGATTTTTGTAAATACGTAGGTAGTAAATATGCTGTAATGGTTAGCTCAGGTTCAGCAGCTAATCTTATTACGACAGCTGCACTATTTTATACCAAAAATCCGATGCTTAAAAGGGGTGATGAAGTTATTGTGCCAGCAGTTTCATGGTCGACAACTTATTCGCCTTTGCAACAGTATGGATTAAAGCTTAAGTTTGTGGATATAGATCTTGAGACTTTAAATTATGATTTAAAAGCACTTGAATCAGCGGTATCAGATAAAACCAAAATGATTATGGTAGTAAACTTATTGGGTAATCCTAATGATTTTAATGCTATAGAGAAAATAATAGGCGATAGAGATATCTTTTATATAGAAGATAACTGTGAGTCTATGGGTGCTGAGTATAAAAATAAGCAAGCAGGGACTTTTGGAGTTATGGGAACGTTTTCTACGTTTTTCTCACATCATATGGCGACCATGGAAGGTGGTTTTGTTGTTACAGATAATGAAGAGTTATACCATATTCTTCTTTCATTGAGAGCTCATGGTTGGACTAGAAACCTTCCTAAAGAGAATTTGATTTGCAAAAAAAGTGATGATTGGTTTGAAGAGTCATTTAGATTTATTTTACCTGGTTATAATGTGAGACCTGTCGAAATGAGTGGAGCTATAGGTATAGAGCAATTAAAAAAACTTCCTGGATTCTTAGAACAGCGAAGAAAAAATGCAAAGCTTTTTGTGGAGCTATTTAAAAATCATAAAGATTTTATCATTCAAAAAGATATTGATAACAGCTCTTGGTTTGGTTTTTCATTTATAATTCGACCAGAGTCTAATTTATGTAGAAAAGATATAGTTAAAAAGCTTCAAGAAAAAGGTATTGAATGTAGACCTATAGTTACAGGGAATTTTGCTAGAAATGAAGTTCTTAAATATTTTGATTATGAAATACATAATGAATTGAAGAATGCTGATTATTTACATGATAATGGTTTTTTTGTGGGGAATAGTCAGGTTTGCTTAAAAGATGAGATTAATACTTTATTAGTTGTGTTAGATGGTTTATAAACTTATTCTCTTGGAGAGAAAGTTATGAATTTTTCATCAAGCTATCGAGAAAGCACAGCAAAAAGTTTTTGAGAATGATTCTTTAGTTACTTTTGGAATTACTCCAAATTGTGCCCATGAGGGGTATGGTTATATTAAGCAAGGTAGTGAGACCAATATAAAGGGTACTTATAAAGTAGAAAGTTTTGTTGAAAACCCAATGCTAGCATCGCACAACAGTATTTAGATAGTGGTGACTATAGTTGAGATAGTCGCATGTTTATGTTCACAGCTAAAGCCTTATCTACAAGCCCTAGAAAAGTTACAGTCAGTTATTTATAAAAACTTATCAAAAGTCACAATATTATTTGGATTTTGTCCGCTTTGATAAACAAAGTTTTTCAACAGTTGAGTCGCAATCAATTGACTATACTATCATGGAGAAGGCTCATAATGTTGTAATGGTGCCAATGCAAGAAAGCTGTTGGTTTGATGTTGGCTAATGGGACTCTTTGTATAATATATCATCAAAGGATGATTATGGTAATGTGGTTCTAGGTGATGTGATTACTAGTAGTGTGAAAAAGTTATTTACGCTCACAGGATCGTTTATTAGCGGCTATTGGTGTCGAGGATCTAATCGTCGTAGAAACAGCAGATGCTATATTAGTAGCAGATAAAAATAAAACTCAAGATGTTAAAAAGGTAGTTGAGTCTTTGAAAACTAGTGATTGAAATGAACTTTTAAGGCATAAGCAGATTTATCAACCGTGGGGGTCTTCAACAGTCCTAGAGGATAAACTTGGTTATAAGATAAATGCAATCCATTTAGAGCCTAGTAAAAAACTCTCATTACAAAAACACTATCATCGTAGTGAACATTGGATTGTAATATCTGGGACAGCAACGATAACAATAGGTGATACAAAATCTATACTTAGACCAAATGAATCTGTATATATAAAGATTGGCGAGGCGCATAGATTAGAGAATAATGGGAAAATTCCTGTTGTGCTTATAGAAGCTCAAGTTGGCGAGTATATAAGTGAGGATGATATCGTGAGGATTGATAACTGCTAATAGGTAAAACTAAAATATGCTTCAAAAATTATTTTGAGTTTCAAAGTAGTGCTTGAGTAATAGCTTGATTAAGCTAATGCTAGATTCCATGGTCAAGCTTGGTGGAATGACGCACTACTTTTCTTAATGTTTTACTTAGGCGTGAATCAATTTCATTAGCTTTATTGTTATAAGTTATACATATTGTAAAACTTTTAAGTATTTGTTTAGGGGCGGGGTAAATGAAAGAAGTTGTGATAAAAAATATAATCAAATCTAGTGGTGTCAGAGGGCTTGTATCAGCTATGACTGATAAAATTTGCTGGCTGTATACTAAACATTTATTCAGTTTCTAGAGCAAAAATATTCGATTGCTAAAGGCACAAAGGTTGCTATAGCACATGATCTGCGTGATAGTAGTCCTAGAATTACAAAAGCAGTTGTTAAAGCGGTTATGGATAGTGGTTATGAGCCTGTGTATTGTGGTCAGATACCATCACCAGCTGTGATGTTGTATGGTGTATCTAATCAGATACCATCAGTCATGGTCACGGGTAGCCATATCCCAGAAAGAAATGGTATTAAGTTTAATACTCCTTATGGTGAAGTTCTTAAGGAAGATGAAGAACTGATTATTAGCCAGACTGTTGCTATTGGTGATAATACTTTTGATGAAAATAATATGCTTTTGTAAGAGGTAGAGCTCCCTAAGGTCTCTAACCTGGCATATAAGCAATATGTAAATAGGTATTTAGATTTTTTCCTGCAAGGTTGCTTGTCAGGTAAGACTATAGGATTATATCAACACTCATCTGTAGGGCGAGAGATAATCAAAGAAATTTTAGAGAAGCTTGGAGCAAAAGTTATACTGCTGGGTTATTCTAAAAAATTTATATCGGTTGATACTGAAGCAATTCGCCAAGAGGATATTAAATTTGCAAAGCAGTGGGCAAGTGAGTATGAGATAGATAGTATAGTCTCAACTGATGGTGATGCAGATGGACCGTTGGTTAGTGATGAGTATGGTATTGGCTAAAGGGAGATATTTTGGGTGTTTTGACAGCGAAGTATTTAGGTGCGAAAAATGTTGTAACTTCCGTAAGTAGTAATACTACGGTTGAGAAAACTAATTACTTTATGGATGTAACCAGAACGAAAATAGGCCCTCCCTATGTAATTGCTGCAATGAATGAGCTACTTTCTAGTAATCAGGAAGCTGTTGCTGGGGATGAGGCAAATGGTGGATTTCTTTTAGCTAGTGATATATCTAGAGATGATAAAACTCTAAAAGCGTTAGCTACAAGAGGTGCTGTAATTCCAATGCTTGCGGTAATGATGTTATCTATCAACTCTAATAAAAAAGTTTCTGAACTTTTACAAGATCTACCGTCGTGCTATACTTCCAGTAGTAGGATTGATGATTTTGCTACTGAGAAAAGCCAAGAGATATTAAAATCAATATTAAATGGCGAGTTGAAGCTTCTAGATCAAATGATATCTGAGCATTTTGATGATAAAACGATATTAAACATATAGACGCCACAGATGATGCTAGAGTAACTCTAAAAGATCAAGATGTTGTTCATCTAAGACCTTCAGGTAATGCTCTGAAGTTTGTTATACAGAAGCGACTAGTGAAAATAATGCTAAAGAGCTAAACAAGTGTTGTGTGAATCTGATTAATAATATTAATAATTGAGGACTTTTGATTTTAATTCAGAATATTAGTTTCTGTTTTTGTGGAAATATTTATATGAGAAATTTTGTAGATATAATAAATTTAGAGCTTAAATAGCACCTCTTTTCATAGTCTCAAAAAACTCTTCATTAGTTAATGATCCTTTCATTTTTTCTGTAAGGAATTCCATAGCCTGTACATCTTCCATACTACCAAGAATCTTACGCAACACCCATAGTTTTTGAAGCTCTTCTGAAGTTGTAAGAAGCTCTTCTCTACGTGTACCAGATCTGTCGAAGCTAATAGCAGGGAACACACGGCGCTCAGCAATCTTACGATCAAGATGAAGTTCCATGTTACCAGTACCTTTAAACTCCTCAAAGATAACTTCATCCATTTTAGAGCCTGTTTCTACAAGAGCTGTTGCAATGATTGTCAGACTACCACCTTCAGCAGTATTACGAGCAGCACCAAAGAATCGTTTAGGTTTTTGAAGAGCATTTGCCTCAACACCACCAGATAGTACACGACCTGAGGCTGGAGATACTGTGTTGTATGCACGAGCTAGTCTTGTGATTGAATCTAGTAGAATAACTACATCCTGCTTATGTTCAACAAGTCTTTTAGCCTTTTCGATTACAATCTCAGCTAGTTGAACATGGCGAGCAGCTGGTTCATCAAAAGTAGATGCTACAACTTCACCACGCACAGAGCGTTGCATTTCTGTAACTTCCTCTGGACGCTCATCGATTAGTAACATAATTAGATTACACTCTGGATGGTTTTTAGCAATTGATGTTGCAATATTTTGCATCATAATTGTTTTACCTGTTTTTGGAGGTGCAACGATCAAACCACGTTGACCTTTACCAAATGGGGCTGCTAGATCTATAACTCTAGCTGTAATGTCCTCATTTGAGCCATTACCTATTTCCATGGTTAGCCTTTCTTTAGCATACTCAGGAGTTAGATTTTCAAATAAGATTTTCTTTCTAGCTAGTTCTGGAGAATCAAAGTTAACACTGTCAATATGCTTAACTGCAAAGTATTTCTCATTATCACGAGGAGGGCGAATCTTCCCAACGATGCTATCACCAGTTCTTAGGTTTAGTTTTCTAATAAAAGCAGGTGAAACATAAATATCATCGGGAGATGCAAAGTATGAGCTATCAGAAGACCTTAAGAAACCATAACCATCTTGTAAAACTTCTAAAATGCCTTCGCCGTAAATATCTTCACCTTTATCAGCATGATATTTTAAGATTGAGAAAATAAGCTCTTGCTTTCTTGCACGAAGTGATTCAAGGTCTAGACTTTGAGCTATGTCCATTAGCTCATTAACAGATTTATACTTTAATTCATTTAAATTCATTAGTGTTCTCTTATAAAGATATGTTGATATAACTAATTATAGATATTTATCTACGATTGAGATTAATTGAGACTTTTGTACTACACCGACTTTAGTTTCTTTGTTTTCACCATCTTTAAAAACCATAATTGTAGGCACGCCACGTACACCAAACTTTTGTGCAACTTCTTCATTATCATCAATATTAAGCTTACAAATTTTTACTTGGTCATCGTAGTGATTAGCTACTTGCTCAAGTATTGGTGAAAGCATTTTACAAGGACCACACCAAGGTGCCCAAAAGTCTAATACTACTGGAATATTGCTATTTAGTACTTCAGCTTCGAACTGGCTATCTGATATATCGATACATTTTGACATGCTTTGATTTTTCCTTTAAGTTTTGATTTTTTAAAACTGAATGGGCAGGCTTTTCTGCCTCTATTTGATAATTTTAAGAAGTTAAACTAATTGTTAATTATTATAAACAAAAAAACTTCTTAGACAAATTTTTTTAGCTATTTTAGATATATTTTTTTATAATGGGAGTTAGTTTAAAAAAGAAGATTTGTTTATATGTCAAAGATAGTTGCAACGGTAGATCTTGGGTCAAATAGTTTTCACATGCTAATAAGTGAAATTAAGCCTGATGGGGAGGTTGTAACATTATCAAAGCAAAAACAAAAAGTTCAGCTTAGAGCTGGTTTAAATAATAATCTAACAATAAGTAAAGATGTTCAAGAAAAAGCTATACAGTGTTTAGAGTTTTTTGCAAAAGAAATAGATAAGTATCATGTTGAATATGTAAAAGCTGTTGGGACATATACACTCAGGAAAGCTAAGAATCATATCAAAAGCTTTAAAAAGAAGTTAGACAAGGCACTTGGAACTAAAATTAAGATTATTTCAGGTCCAGAAGAAGCTCGCCTTGTTTATGTTGGGGCTAGAGATAATCATGATATTAAGAAAAAAACATTAGTTATAGATATTGGTGGAGGTTCTACGGAGTTTGTAATTGGCAGAGGCGATAAAATACTTGTTGCTCGTAGTTTAGATATGGGTTGTGTTGGTATGCAAAAAGATTGTTTTAAAAATGAGAAACTTGATTTTGCAAATTTTCATGCTGCGGCTTCTAAAGCAAAGCAGGTTCTTGAGCCTATATTATCTAAATATAAGAAAATAGGTTGGAATAATGTATTAGGATCTTCTGGAACTATTATCTCAGTTAATAATATATGTCAGAGACTCACTGGTCGAAGTACTATAACTAAAGAATTTTTGAATGATTTGATAACCATGATGATGGATAAGCGAGAAGTTGAGCATATTCGTTTTGAAGGCTTAAGAGAAGATAGAGAGAGTGTTTTAGCTGGTGGTGTGGCAATTTTGTATGCGATATTTGACTGTCTTGGAATTTCTGAGATGAAACTATCAAATGGCGCTGTGCGTGAAGGTATGCTTTATGAGCTTGTTAAAAGTAAGTATAAGATAACAATTCAATGAAATATATTCCATTAGCTGCTAGAGTAAGACCTAAAAAGGTTGATGATATAATAGGTCAAGAACATCTCCTATCAGGAAATGGCGCTTTAAAAAGAATAATAGCTAGTGATGGTATTTGCTCTATGGTTTTATGTGGTAAGCCAGGAGTTGGTAAAACTACACTGGCACGAATTATAGCGGGTTCTAAAGATTTAGAGTTTTTTGAGCTATCAGCAGTAGATTCTGGTGTTAAAGAAGTTAAAAAACTGATTGTGGATAATCAACATTTAGATAGTTTTGTATTGTTTTTAGATGAGATTCATCGCTTTAATAAATCACAACAAGATTTGCTTTTACCGTATGTTGAATCTGGAAAGATTGTTTTGATTGGAGCTACGACTGAAAACCCGACATATTATTTGAATAATGCCTTAGTTTCACGTCTTTTCGTTTTAAGACTTAAAAGGTTAAGTATTACTGGAACTAGAGTTTTAATTCAAAGAGCTTTATTGCAAGATGAAATTCTAGCAAAATATACTTTTGAAATAGAAGATGGCTTATATAGTGCTATTCATAATTATAGTGAAGGCGATTGTCGTAAGATTTTAAATCTTCTTGAAAGAATGTTTTTGATAAGTGATAAAGAAGATAATATTATCCTGAATAAGGATCTGTTTGATCAAGCTGTAGGTGAAGCATCTCGAGATTTTCATCGTGAGGGTAAAGAATTCTATGAGCAACTTTCAGCTTTTCATAAATCTGTTAGAGGAACAGATCCTGATGCAGCTATTTTTTGGTTAAGTGTGATGCTAGATAATGGTGTTGATCCTTTGGTTATCGCTAGAAGAATGCTGTGTATAGCATCAGAAGATATTGGCAATGCTGATCCACAAGCTTTAAGAGTTGCGATAGATGCTTGGAATGCTTATGAGAAGTTAGGCCTTCCAGAGGGGAGATTAGTACTATCACAAGCAGCTATTTATTTGACAGTAGCTCCAAAAAGTAATGCTTGCTATAGTGCTTTAGCAGAAGCACAGCAGGTAGCTAAGAATATTGGCCATATAGAGGTTCCACAACATCTAAAAAATTATAAAGATAGTAATTATTTATATCCGCATAATTATCCAAATTCATATGTGAATCAGCAATACTTACCTGATAATTTAAAACAAAGATTTTATAATCCTAGTGGATCTGGTTTTGAAAGTAAGATTAAAGTAAAGCTTGATAGTATTTCTAAAATAAGAAGTAATAATTAATCTATTAAAATTTGATATTTGTATGTTATAATCTTTGGAATTAAATTATATCTAATAAAATATAACTAGGTTTTAAAATAGCTATGGCACTAGAAAATTTACTACATCCTACTAATATAAAAATTGATGACTATGCTAAAAATGCTACCAAGTTTTCTTTTGAAGCACTTGAGAGAGGTGTTGGTTATACTCTTGGCTATGCACTAAAGCAAACTATGCTTTATTCTGTAAGTGGTGCATGTATTACTAGTATTAAAATTAATGATGGAAAAGTTGCATCTTTAGAGGATGTAATTCCATGTGACGAAACAGTCGCTGATATTATTTTAAATGTTAAAGCACTTCCTGTAACTTTGGCAGAAGGTGTTGAGACAGGAACTATTACTTTTGAACTTTCTGGTTCTGAAGAAGAAATATTTTCTGAAGAGGCAAAACTTTCTGAAGGTTTAGAAATTACTGAAGAAGTGTTTATTTGTAGCTATAATGGCGGCAAAAAATTAAAAATAGAAGCTAAAGTAGAAAAAGGTACTGGTTATAGACAAACTGTTGAAAACTTTAAAGATGGTGAGTTTTTGCTAGATGCCACTTTCTCTCCAGTTACTTTCTGTGAGTTTGAGATTAAAGATGCTCGTGTAGGTAGAAGAACTGACCTTGATCAGCTTCGTCTAGATATCAAAACAAATGGAAATGTTACTTGTGAAGAGGCTCTTAGACTAGCAGCAACTAAGATTCAGAATCAATTAAGAAATATAGTAGATGTTGAAGAAATCAATAAAGGCATATTTGTTGAAGATCCAACTAAAGATATTGATCCTATTTTATTGAAGCATGTTGAAGAGTTGAATTTAACAGCTAGATCTTCTAACTGTCTAAAAGCAGTAAATATCAGATTTATTGGTGAGCTTGTTCAAAAAACTGAAAACGAACTTCTGAAAGCACCAAACTTTGGTAAAAAATCATTAACAGAAATCAAAGACAAGCTTTCTGAGCTTGGATTATCTTTAGGTACAGCTATCGACAATTGGCCTGAAGATCTATAGAATATATCTACTCTTGCCGGAGTGGTGAAATTGGTAGACGCGCCGGATTCAAAATCCGGTTCTGGCAACAGAGTGCCGGTTCGAGTCCGGCCTCCGGCACCATCTAATTTTTTAAAAACCCTACATTTTCAGAAGTTTAATTCCTTAAGGTCAAGAACTTAAAAAAGATGAAATAAAATCATTTTAACATTGTTATGGCTGTAATAATGATAATTATGAGAATTGATTTTATTAATATTACTTCTCTGCATTTTAAAATAAGTTATAGATATTTCTTAGTTTTCTAAGGAGTACAGTTATTTATTTTAGAAGAATACAGAGATTATTTTGAGGTGTTTTGTTTTGCTTCCGTAGCCTTTAAAACTCTATCAGAATATATTAGAGAAGCAGCATTTTATCTAATAACCCACTTTGCTAGAAGTTGTTTTATTTTTTCTTTGCTTTGATATGAATAACAGATGTTGGGTTATGTAATATCTTACCGGTTCTTATACCTTTGATTGTACCTATAGCAGCTATAGTCCATGCACAGATTAGGAATGCAAATGAACCTATTGCAGCCCATTGGAAAAATGGCAGGTGAGTATGTAATGCTAACTGCGTTGTTCCTGTTACACATGTACCAACAGGGAATGTAAATGCCCACCAAGTTAGTGCGAATGGCATTTTTCTTCGAAGTGCTCTTAAAGTAAGTAAAGAGGCAATGAAGAACCATAACATAGCAAACCCCCAAACAGGTACACCATAAAGAATTGCCATTACATTCATACCTGTTGCTATTGGTTCACTAACAGTAAACAAAGCTGCGGTACCTAAAGCACCAGCGGCTGTAATTGATTGACCTAAAGGACCTAAAACAATCCATAATGTTGGAACTCGTGCACTACCTGATGTACCAGAATGAGATAAACGACTCCAGATTAGAGTTATAATTATAAGTGAAGCTACTAAACTAAGACCAAAACAAGCATACATACCATAAAGTAGGGTTTGCTGTGCATCACCATTTTCCATGTATTTAAGGAACATTGAACCAATAGTTGCCGATACCATTGGTGGAACAACTGGCATCAACCAGCCACCAAATGCAGCATCTTCATGAACTTCATTATAAGTAAATAAACGATATGGAATGATAACTGCAGTAACAATACCACTAATAGTACCAATCCAAAAAAGTGGCCATGCTATATTAAGCGCTAATTCTTGACCAAAAAGAGCTGGCCCTAGTAATAATGTTCCACCAGCAACAGTTAGAAATGCCATAGGAGGTGCACCAAAAAATTGAGACATTATTGGATCATTAAATTGGCGTTTAATAATGTGAGGTTTTTTTATTGTTTGATAACCTTTAAATATAGTCATGAAGATAAGCATCGCAAATGCAATCAGCCAAACAACTGTTGCAAACCCTGTTAAATTTTTACCAATATATGGTAAGCCAACAGCAGCATTTGCAATAATGCCGGTACCCATTACAGAGGCGAACCAATTTGGCCCCATTTCTTTTTGTAATTCAACTTGTTGATTCATGTATATAATTCTCCTAACATTAATTGAACTTAGTTAATTCTTGATTTAATAATTATCGTGATAATTACTTTTGATAATCAAAATAGCCTAGTGATCTAGATTTCAAAAAACTCTTTTTAATAAAGTACTGAATAGAGATATGATTATAGCCATAAGCATATGAGATTACAATGAAATGAAATTCTAATTAAGTCTTGTTTTAATGAATTTATATTATAACTATTATAAGTATAATTGATTTGAACCTGTTATAGCTTATTGAGAATTTGGTATAATATACAAAATTATTTTAAAAAAATATAAAGCCGTTTATGATTATAGATTCACATTGCCATCTTAACTATTTAAAGCTTGAAGATACAACATTAGAACAGATCATTAAAAATGCAAAAAATGTTGGTGTTGATAAGATTGTATCAATTGCAGTGGTTTGGGATGAAATAGCTGGTATTCAAAAGACAGCAGAAGAATTTGAAGATGTTTTCTTTTCTGTAGGTGTACATCCAAGCGAATTGGATACACATCAGCCAAGCGTTGATGAGATTATCGAAAGATCTAATCATAGCAAATGTGTTGCTATCGGGGAGACAGGGCTAGATTATTATTATAATGGTGACGAGACAAAAAAGGCTCAAAAGATCAAGTTTGTAAATCATATGCAAGCTGCTAACGAAGTTAATAAGCCCGTTATCATACATACTCGTGCAGCCAAGCAAGATACTTTAGATATCTTAAAATCTGAAAATGTTGAAGGTTGTGGTGGTATACTGCATTGTTTTACAGAGGATTATGATATGGCTAAGCAAGCTCTAGATATGGGAATGTGTATATCATTTTCTGGTATTCTTACTTTTAAAAATGCTAAAGATATCCAAGAAACTGCTAAAAAATTACCACTTGATAGAATTCTTATTGAAACAGATGCTCCGTATCTGACACCAGTACCATTTAGAGGTAAACCAAATTATCCAGAATATGTCAAATATGTGGCTCAATTTTTAGCTAATTTGAAAGGTATCTCCTATGATGAAGTTGCAAAACAAACCTATCAAAATACTTGTGATGTTTTCAAAATATAGTTTTCATTATGGCTGATAAAGTGAATGTCTTTGATATAGTTCCTAAATCTTCTGATGAGGAAATATTTACTGATTTATTGAAAAAAGATAACCTCCAGATAGAAAAAATTATCTCTTATGGTCAAGTTACTCCAATAGATCAACCATATATTCAAGATCATAATGAATGGGTTCTTATCTTAAAAGGTAGGGCAAAAGTAAAATTAGAAGATAATGGGTATACTTTAGAAGAAGGAGAATATCTGTATATTCCTAAAAACATGAAACATTGGGTTACTTATACATCTAATCCAACTATATGGTTAGCTATTCATTTCAAGGATTAAAATTTAGATGCAACATTTTTTTTCTGAGCATTTTTATATTTTATGTGTATTTATTATATCAATGGGATTTTTAGCAAGTTTTATTGATGCAATTGCAGGTGGTGGTGGTCTTATTAGTATTCCAGCCTTGAGTATGACAGGTTTACCAATAGTGATGGTTCTTGGGACAAATAAGTTCCAAGCAAGTATAGGCACAGCTATGGCTGTATTGAAATATTATAAGAATGGTTTGATAAATATTAGAACTGTTTATCGTGGCTTGATTGCTGGATTTGTCGGAGCTTGCTTAGGTACTACTCTAACTTTGGTTATCCATAATGATTTTATGAGTAGTACTGTGCCAATACTTTTACTAGTTGTTTTTGTTTTTAGCATTTTTAATAAAAATCTTGGTATAAATGTTGGTAAAAAAAGAATGTCTGAGATGGCTTTCTTTACAATATTTGGTTTTGTATTAGGAGCTTATGATGGATTTTTTGGTCCTGGAACAGGCAATTTTTGGATTATTGCGATTGTGTACTTTCTTGGTTATACATTCTTACAAGCTTCAGGTTATGCAAAAGTTTTAAATCTAAAAAGTAATGTGTTTTCTCTTGCTGTATTTGCAATATCAGGACAAGTTAATTTAACTTTTGGGTTACTTATGGCTATTGGTAGTTTTTTTGGTGGGGTAGTAGGCTCACGAATGGTTATATTAAAAGGCTCAAAACTAGTTAGGCCAATATTTATAGTAATTGTTGGTGTGAGTGTTCTAGTCATGATAAAAAGTAGCTACTTTTCTTAAGTTTATATATAAATAAAACTTAATGTTTCTAAACTTTTACAATGGTATAATGTTCATCATATTTTTATCAATAAGTTAATTTATTATGGATAATCAAAAAGCATTAGAAATAAAAAATCTTACCAAAGTTTATAAAGGTGGGTTAAAAGCAGTAGATGATATT encodes:
- a CDS encoding DegT/DnrJ/EryC1/StrS family aminotransferase, whose translation is MIKRYPLATSTWDDKEIEAINNVIKKDMYSMSDYVAQFEADFCKYVGSKYAVMVSSGSAANLITTAALFYTKNPMLKRGDEVIVPAVSWSTTYSPLQQYGLKLKFVDIDLETLNYDLKALESAVSDKTKMIMVVNLLGNPNDFNAIEKIIGDRDIFYIEDNCESMGAEYKNKQAGTFGVMGTFSTFFSHHMATMEGGFVVTDNEELYHILLSLRAHGWTRNLPKENLICKKSDDWFEESFRFILPGYNVRPVEMSGAIGIEQLKKLPGFLEQRRKNAKLFVELFKNHKDFIIQKDIDNSSWFGFSFIIRPESNLCRKDIVKKLQEKGIECRPIVTGNFARNEVLKYFDYEIHNELKNADYLHDNGFFVGNSQVCLKDEINTLLVVLDGL
- the rho gene encoding transcription termination factor Rho, yielding MNLNELKYKSVNELMDIAQSLDLESLRARKQELIFSILKYHADKGEDIYGEGILEVLQDGYGFLRSSDSSYFASPDDIYVSPAFIRKLNLRTGDSIVGKIRPPRDNEKYFAVKHIDSVNFDSPELARKKILFENLTPEYAKERLTMEIGNGSNEDITARVIDLAAPFGKGQRGLIVAPPKTGKTIMMQNIATSIAKNHPECNLIMLLIDERPEEVTEMQRSVRGEVVASTFDEPAARHVQLAEIVIEKAKRLVEHKQDVVILLDSITRLARAYNTVSPASGRVLSGGVEANALQKPKRFFGAARNTAEGGSLTIIATALVETGSKMDEVIFEEFKGTGNMELHLDRKIAERRVFPAISFDRSGTRREELLTTSEELQKLWVLRKILGSMEDVQAMEFLTEKMKGSLTNEEFFETMKRGAI
- the trxA gene encoding thioredoxin produces the protein MSKCIDISDSQFEAEVLNSNIPVVLDFWAPWCGPCKMLSPILEQVANHYDDQVKICKLNIDDNEEVAQKFGVRGVPTIMVFKDGENKETKVGVVQKSQLISIVDKYL
- a CDS encoding Ppx/GppA phosphatase family protein; amino-acid sequence: MSKIVATVDLGSNSFHMLISEIKPDGEVVTLSKQKQKVQLRAGLNNNLTISKDVQEKAIQCLEFFAKEIDKYHVEYVKAVGTYTLRKAKNHIKSFKKKLDKALGTKIKIISGPEEARLVYVGARDNHDIKKKTLVIDIGGGSTEFVIGRGDKILVARSLDMGCVGMQKDCFKNEKLDFANFHAAASKAKQVLEPILSKYKKIGWNNVLGSSGTIISVNNICQRLTGRSTITKEFLNDLITMMMDKREVEHIRFEGLREDRESVLAGGVAILYAIFDCLGISEMKLSNGAVREGMLYELVKSKYKITIQ
- a CDS encoding replication-associated recombination protein A, whose product is MKYIPLAARVRPKKVDDIIGQEHLLSGNGALKRIIASDGICSMVLCGKPGVGKTTLARIIAGSKDLEFFELSAVDSGVKEVKKLIVDNQHLDSFVLFLDEIHRFNKSQQDLLLPYVESGKIVLIGATTENPTYYLNNALVSRLFVLRLKRLSITGTRVLIQRALLQDEILAKYTFEIEDGLYSAIHNYSEGDCRKILNLLERMFLISDKEDNIILNKDLFDQAVGEASRDFHREGKEFYEQLSAFHKSVRGTDPDAAIFWLSVMLDNGVDPLVIARRMLCIASEDIGNADPQALRVAIDAWNAYEKLGLPEGRLVLSQAAIYLTVAPKSNACYSALAEAQQVAKNIGHIEVPQHLKNYKDSNYLYPHNYPNSYVNQQYLPDNLKQRFYNPSGSGFESKIKVKLDSISKIRSNN
- a CDS encoding DNA-directed RNA polymerase subunit alpha, translating into MALENLLHPTNIKIDDYAKNATKFSFEALERGVGYTLGYALKQTMLYSVSGACITSIKINDGKVASLEDVIPCDETVADIILNVKALPVTLAEGVETGTITFELSGSEEEIFSEEAKLSEGLEITEEVFICSYNGGKKLKIEAKVEKGTGYRQTVENFKDGEFLLDATFSPVTFCEFEIKDARVGRRTDLDQLRLDIKTNGNVTCEEALRLAATKIQNQLRNIVDVEEINKGIFVEDPTKDIDPILLKHVEELNLTARSSNCLKAVNIRFIGELVQKTENELLKAPNFGKKSLTEIKDKLSELGLSLGTAIDNWPEDL
- a CDS encoding TDT family transporter; the encoded protein is MNQQVELQKEMGPNWFASVMGTGIIANAAVGLPYIGKNLTGFATVVWLIAFAMLIFMTIFKGYQTIKKPHIIKRQFNDPIMSQFFGAPPMAFLTVAGGTLLLGPALFGQELALNIAWPLFWIGTISGIVTAVIIPYRLFTYNEVHEDAAFGGWLMPVVPPMVSATIGSMFLKYMENGDAQQTLLYGMYACFGLSLVASLIIITLIWSRLSHSGTSGSARVPTLWIVLGPLGQSITAAGALGTAALFTVSEPIATGMNVMAILYGVPVWGFAMLWFFIASLLTLRALRRKMPFALTWWAFTFPVGTCVTGTTQLALHTHLPFFQWAAIGSFAFLICAWTIAAIGTIKGIRTGKILHNPTSVIHIKAKKK
- a CDS encoding TatD family hydrolase, which gives rise to MIIDSHCHLNYLKLEDTTLEQIIKNAKNVGVDKIVSIAVVWDEIAGIQKTAEEFEDVFFSVGVHPSELDTHQPSVDEIIERSNHSKCVAIGETGLDYYYNGDETKKAQKIKFVNHMQAANEVNKPVIIHTRAAKQDTLDILKSENVEGCGGILHCFTEDYDMAKQALDMGMCISFSGILTFKNAKDIQETAKKLPLDRILIETDAPYLTPVPFRGKPNYPEYVKYVAQFLANLKGISYDEVAKQTYQNTCDVFKI